The window TATCTAAGAGAATAAATCAAAAATAAAAGGGTAACAATTTTAAGATTAAGAAAAATAGAAACGACTAAAATAAGATGGAAATTGGAAAAGtaaaaggaaaaaatagaaaaccCAAAAGAGGCAGAGAATAGGTGATCTTAGACGGGCCAGGCATTTTGCAGGAGGTGGTAGCGGGGCGGGGCAGATCGCAGAGAGAGTATTccatttttcttttcttctggTTGGGGTCTTTTAAGTttttctttccttcttcttctctgaTCCTCTATTTTTTTACTATGGTTTCTGTTATATATTCCTTTTTACGGTTTTTATTTTCTCATTTTccttcattttttattttgtgTTTGTTCCTTTTTAAATTTCACTTTCTATCCCCTTCTTAAAAATTAAATATAAATATTTTTTGCAGATGCATGAGTACTGTTTCTAAATCAAAAAGGACATTTATAACGTGGTAGTTATCTAAATAACACAAAAGAAATAAAATGCCtcaaaaaaatttaaaacttACAAGGGACTATTTTAAAATATATGAAAACGTTTTAAAAATACATAAACACTTCGTTAAATATATGAATATTTTCTTTATATATGAAGAATTTTTCATTCCATCGACATTTCCCAAAATACATGAACACAATTTTTTCTAATTGCGTGAACATTTAATGAAAGTgataacattttttaaaattttcatgGACATATTTTAAAAGGAGAAATTATTTTGTAGAATATTTTTAAATAACTTAAACATACTATTAAATACATTAATAATTTTTAAACATCTAAACTAAtgctccctccgtccggaattggtggacgctcaaacggatgtatctagcactgaaatccgtttgagcgacaactaattccgcacggagggagtattaaaagAAAAGTGAAATATATAAGTTTTATACAGTTTCAAATAATAATAGCTTTTGTaatccatgaacttttttatAATGCATGGATGTTTAATTATCTTAGTAGTAAGCATATTGCAATATAGCTTAATTTACCAAAATTTCTTTCAAACTGTTGTTCTAAAACGGGCCACACTATTCCGACCCATTTAGTACCAGACTTGGGCGGACACTGTGTTCTTTGCCTCTACTGTTGGCTCATAGCAGTGCCTACAGACGACCTCATGGTGGGGCTCGAGAGTTCGAGCCCAAAAATATAGCTCACGTCGTTGAACTGTGATAAGATTTCACCCGATAGTGGATGGGTTTGGTTCCCGGGCCCTGGTGAGCCGGATTCACTACCAACAAGACCAAGATGACATATTTTCATGCTCCAAAATTACGGTTAGTGTTTTTTTAGAAAATTAAGGTTAGTGATTTGGTCTTCACCGCAAATGTTTATTGATGTCCAAGTTTGATGCATAGTAATTTGTACAAATAACACAAATATTGCATTTTGCCATTGCAAATGTTTATTGATGTCCATGGTTGTTGACATTGCCCGTGAATTTCCATGTATGATTGGATCCATTAATTGCATGCACTGAAAGTGAAAGAACTGCCCTGCAACATGACATGGGCAGTTCAAATGTTACAAGGATACCACCAACATTCTTAAGGTTGTGGCCGATCAAGAGACATGGATCTGACATGCATACTTAGGGATGCCTGGTTTTTGCAATGACAATAATGTGTTGCCATGTTCATCTCTCTTTGCCAACTTAACCATTGGAGAATCACTACCGGTGGAGTTCTAAGCAAATGGTCACAACTACAACAGGGCTACTACCTTGTGGATGAGTTATATCCAAAGTTGTCTACTTTTGTGAAGCCAATTTAAAGTTCCCAAGGTAAGAAAGAACTCTACTTTCATAATGGTCAAGCGGCCGCTAGGAAAGCTGTGGGGAGAGTTTTTGGGATTTTGCAAGCCCAATTTACTATTGTGCGAGGACCGACTTGGTTTTGGGATCAAGAGATCCTTTGGTACATCATCACGACGTgcgtgatcatgcacaacatgatcattgagaaTGAGTGTGGGAAGATTTGCACCTTCTATAAGCTCATGGGAAAACCTGTGCAGCTGCGTAGAAGGGAGGAGTGATGGATGTGGTATGGGAAAcaacatccctagtttcatcttatcGTGTGACGAACAATTTGTGTGATGTGATGAACTATGTAATCATTTAAGGTTGTGGATCGATGAATTTTTTTTATGTTTCTAGTATttgtgttttatttgttttaaAATTATTCGAGGTGAGTTTGAGATATGAATATGTTCAATATGTATGCAGTTATCGTGCCCAATACAGGACAGCTGTTGGGGCAAATTGGTGCTCTATTTATAGGGCTGATATTGGAGCAAAAAAATCAGTTGATGCAAAATGCACTTTTGAGTCTCCAGTAACAATTTGTTGGAGATGCTCTTGGGAAGTTCACACCTTCAAGTGTAGATAGTTGCATAAAACACATCGTTTTTTTAGGTATATAACACATGGTTGAGTGACCCTAGAGATAGTACAAACTTAACCTTAAAAAATAATCTACAAACATAAAATGCAAAGTTACCCTTAAAAAATAATATGCAAACGCAAATCGGATCATTTAGAGGAAAACATTTTTTTCTCTCCAAGTTTATTAATATCCTTCCACGTGCTATTGCCATTACACTTAAACCCACTGGTGCGCGTACATATGTTTCTCTGACGAAACGTTAAACACGCTTAAGGCACGACAGGCCTAGTTATTACTAGTAGAGAGTAGTTAGTTCTATGTGATGGTCACCGAGATGAGGCCGTCGGATTCTTCGTCCACGACGTCCCCGAACCGGACAACCCTGACGGGCAGGCTCTCCGCCGGCCCCGACGCTGCCGGCGAGATGGCGTGGTGCACCGACGGCCTGGAGACGAGATTGTAAGCCTGGATCCTGTCCACTTTCGTCACCCGCACAGCTTCGTCCACGACGTCCCCTACCCGGACAACACTGACGGCCAGGCTCTCCGCCGGCCCCGACGCCGCCGGCGAGATGGCGTGGTGCACCGATGGCCTGGAGACGAGATTGTAAGCCTGGATCCTGTCCACTTTGGTCACCCGCACAGCTTCGTCCACGACGTCCCCTACCCGGACAACACTGACGGCCAGGCTCTCCGCCGGCCCCGACGTCGCCGGCGCGATGGCGTGGTGCACCGACGGCCTGGAGACGAGGTTGTAAGCCTGGATCCTGTCCACTTTCGTCACCCGCACAGCTCCATCGACGGGAAGCTCAGCGCCCGTGCTGGTGCTCCCAGCCACCGTCTTGCCcctgccaccgccaccgccgccgcaccGGAACATTCTCGAACTTTCCCTCTCCTGGGTGGATGCAAAGTTATCTAACTAGCTGGAGCTAGATCTGTTTGTAGCTAGAGGAGTGCGTGGTTTCATTGAGCTCGGTTTTGGTGGTCATTTATAGGCTTCATCGCAGCTTAGCTAGGAGAGGTGTGTTCTTGTGGGACTCCTCCGGAGATGCTTAATTCCACACTGACGTGGAGTGCAGTCATATTCGACCGATCATGAGCTGCTTTAGTTTGGAATAGAAGCAAatgaaacatggatataatgCAGGTGATAGTTATCTCAATATGTTCGGTCGCTTGGAACTAATAATATGCATCTTTGCTATAGCGCCAGCCTCCCATGTGGAAATAATAATATCGTTCCCCGGGCGAATTCGCACCCGATGCTCGAGAGTGGAGAAGGCATCTCGACGAAATCATGCTTTCTTGGTATCGATGTCAGTAGCTAGATGCCTAGATCACACTATAGCTTTAGTAGCTGTCGAACATTTGGACATGCTAGCAGATCAATAAGGAGAATCAAGATAATTATGAAGTGTTTTACACGGATATGTCATGGACTCATGGTGGACCTCATGGTAAGCAATTCGTAACAGCTTTGATGAAACTGGAAGAGCGAGGAATAAGCATCCGGAATAACTTAGGCAGGCTCTCAAGAAGAAAATATCATGCAAAGATGCCAAGTGATGGGTCGAGTTACAGGGCATAATAATATATTGCTCGATGAAATGCAAAGGGGTGGTGTTGTGGTTTCACTTGTTAGGCCGGCTTGGTTTACTTTGTTCGGTTTATTGCACGACCACATGGGTCAGGTGGGCGCATGACATTGCTTAATTAAGCTGGATTTGATTGACTTCGATAATTTTTGATCAGTTTTGCTAAAACATATCTAGATGTGCCTTAAGTATTGCATAATTAGGATACTCGgtaaaacataaaaaaaaactaaaaaatgaTTGATGCAGAAAAGAACTTTAGGTAGCCCCCAAGCTCACATGGGATGACACGGGGAGTGGGTAAAAAAGATGTCGCATTGATGAAGGGGTTCCATGATTATAGAGGCTACCAACATGACgactctgctagagttgctcttggAGCCCGTGGGGTCCCATGAAGCCAGTTTCCAAGCATATGAGGATTAGAATTTGGATTAATCAAATTAAAAGCTAACAAATAAGTAACCAATCAATATGAGCAAAATGATGATCAAGGATGAGATGCCAAATGTCCTACCGCGTCCTACGAAATTTGGTGGCAACTAATTATGGGTTACCCCTAGCTAGCACATCCAGCAGACACTTCTAAAACACACATGAGGCTCAGGAACACGACACGTGGAAGGCCCACAAAGCAACACATGGAGGCACTGCATGGCACAAGCGGGATGTGCGCAGCTGCAATTATTCACGCTTGTTAGAAGCATGCGTCCTCTATTAATTGGAAGCGAGACTTTGCGTCGTTTCTGAGAGCGCCACCATAACGCCCTCACCCTTCTCTCACTGCTcactctcccctctctccactcCCACACCGGTGGCGGCGAGCACAAGATCTAGATGGCAAGCAGCGGCTACAAGCATCCGAGCGAAGCTCTGGACAGCGAGCACCGATTTCATCACCACAACGACAGGCATCGATCAACGGAGGCAAGCCCTCTATCCCCTATGGCATGAATCTACCATGCATGCGTTTGGTTTTCGATTTATGCATCGAATCTATCCATTGACTTTGATTTAGGACTCGATTTAGCCATATCCGATTAGGGATTTGAGTGGTTCTAACAGGATTGAGTAAGATTTTCAATGGGGGGGGAGGTAAATCGAGTTTACATCCATTCAAATCCAACCCAACAAGTAGTAGAGCCTAGCCGCAGCGAGCCTAGAGGCACCTGGAGTGGCGGTAGCCTTGGTGCTTCTAACCGTCGAGCTCCAAGGGCACTGTACGAAAGCCTAGCTGAGGAGTCCTGACCACCATCTCCACCGCTTCGTCATTACTAGCATCCTCCATCTCGACCGATTCGACTTTGCCAGCATCCACCAtctcctcccccctccccctcctcgtccAGAACGATGGTGGCCGGCGCCACCGTGCTGGTTGCCTGGTCAGCAGGAGCCCTAACAGACTTGTACTTGGCCCATCTAGCTCTCTGACCTGGATCGGACGAATCGGTGTCAATCATCGCCCACAATAGTATGTCCACTGATGTCCTGAAAGTGCACAGGGCTATGTAGCAATCTCATGATAAGTAAGGTTTGTTGATCCCACAGGGAGCAGAAAGGATGGCACCACAATCCCCACAATTGTGTTGTTTGCGCAACTACACTCACACTCAAACTAGAATTTGGAAATAGTTAACTTAAGTAGGTTGCTAGAGGAAACGACAAAAAGAGAATTAAACTAAGGTACTAGAGAGAACGGAAACTAAATACTAAACTAAACGGGGGAAATAAACTATGAAAGGTATGTGCtgtttttttttgaattaaaaaaataaaacagCACGTTGCTAGCATATAGGTACGAACTCTTTCGGCTCCGGCATGGAATGGAGTTAAGCTTTAAGACTTTGCTACGTCGTGGCTAAGTCAGTACA is drawn from Aegilops tauschii subsp. strangulata cultivar AL8/78 chromosome 1, Aet v6.0, whole genome shotgun sequence and contains these coding sequences:
- the LOC109733071 gene encoding uncharacterized protein, translated to MFRCGGGGGGRGKTVAGSTSTGAELPVDGAVRVTKVDRIQAYNLVSRPSVHHAIAPATSGPAESLAVSVVRVGDVVDEAVRVTKVDRIQAYNLVSRPSVHHAISPAASGPAESLAVSVVRVGDVVDEAVRVTKVDRIQAYNLVSRPSVHHAISPAASGPAESLPVRVVRFGDVVDEESDGLISVTIT